One genomic window of Onychomys torridus chromosome 19, mOncTor1.1, whole genome shotgun sequence includes the following:
- the LOC118570301 gene encoding UL16-binding protein 1-like, whose product MAKAAATWGNLSLIQRLFLLLNCLECLLPTDAASLCYSFTVGKSESGPWRYNVQGQLNKETFLSYDSNNNCHAYGVLGNKLNATKICEKQVDTLKDGVDLFKQQVVKMKEENKTIRDPLILQAMMCCWHGVDGKFNGSWDFDLNGHKMFHVDSITGQWTEVNPGWMKEMWEKNMDVAAFLKMTSNGDCRSWLEEIKSHWEEKLESTASPTVAPDVEKEPSSMAIKPNISALLMILPYSILLWF is encoded by the exons ATGGCAAAGGCTGCTGCCACCTGGGGAAATCTTTCCCTAATTCAGAGGCTTTTCCTTCTACTGAACTGTCTGGAGTGCCTGCTGCCCACCG ATGCTGCTTCTCTTTGCTACAGCTTCACTGTGGGCAAGTCAGAGTCTGGGCCATGGAGGTACAATGTCCAAGGCCAACTGAACAAAGAGACTTTTCTTTCCTATGACAGTAACAACAACTGTCATGCCTATGGTGTTCTGGGGAACAAACTCAATGCCACAAAAATCTGTGAAAAACAGGTTGACACTCTGAAAGATGGAGTGGACCTGTTCAAACAGCAAGTGGTTAAAATGAAGGAGGAGAACAAAACAATCAGAG ATCCCCTCATTCTGCAGGCCATGATGTGTTGTTGGCATGGAGTAGATGGAAAGTTCAATGGATCCTGGGACTTTGACCTCAATGGACACAAAATGTTTCATGTTGACTCAATCACTGGACAATGGACTGAAGTTAATCCTGGATGGATGAAAGAGATGTGGGAGAAAAACATGGATGTAGCTGCCTTCTTAAAAATGACCTCGAACGGGGACTGCAGGTCCTGGCTTGAGGAGATCAAGTCACACTGGGAAGAAAAGCTGGAGTCTACAG CCTCACCAACTGTTGCTCCAGATGTGGAAAAGGAACCTTCATCCATGGCCATCAAGCCCAACATCTCAGCCCTGCTGATGATCCTCCCCTACTCCATTCTTCTGTGGTTTTAG
- the LOC118570302 gene encoding retinoic acid early-inducible protein 1-epsilon-like has product MLGNRTAPITTVRSQVSGRNHGKGQCPQVQSFLESELFVLLSCRGSTLPADTHSLSCNVIVKTHTTPPQPWCEGQCSVDGESFLQYDNDNKATPLGDLGKAAHASQVWKDFIQGLEFLGQELRKMLADTNLGPTKIQGHPTLQTIMLSQLEQGQIVGASLLFNISGKYSFTLNTMNMSWTPISLEPGGIMNKWTDDEELTKCLKISMANLSYWLKEFLTLHMERTSRYYFDYQKSTPSNLIDCVFTKARERGARQRGSGGEREPLEQGSGAAGQRGSGAAGHLRSRTAGEILKPRSPQRGTERSRQ; this is encoded by the exons ATGCTGGGGAACAGAACAG CCCCAATCACAACTGTGAGGAGCCAGGTCTCAGGAAGGAACCATGGCAAAGGCCAGTGCCCCCAGGTGCAATCTTTCCTGGAATCTGAGCTTTTTGTTCTACTGAGCTGTCGGGGGTCCACACTGCCAGCTG ATACACACTCTCTTAGTTGCAATGTCATTGTTAAGACTCATACCACACCTCCACAGCCCTGGTGTGAAGGACAGTGCTCAGTGGATGGAGAGTCTTTCCTTCAGTATGATAAtgacaacaaagccacacctttggGTGACCTGGGAAAGGCAGCAcatgcctcccaagtgtggaaAGATTTTATCCAAGGACTGGAATTCTTGGGACAAGAGCTCAGGAAGATGCTGGCTGACACCAATCTGGGTCCAACCAAGATCCAAG GTCACCCCACTTTACAGACCATCATGCTTTCTCAGCTTGAACAAGGACAAATTGTTGGTGCCTCCTTGTTATTTAACATCAGTGGAAAGTACTCCTTCACCTTGAACACAATGAATATGAGCTGGACACCGATTAGTCTTGAACCTGGAGGTATCATGAATAAATGGACAGATGATGAGGAACTAACCAAATGTCTGAAGATCTCCATGGCAAATTTGAGTTACTGGCTCAAGGAATTCTTAACGCTCCACATGGAAAGGACAAGTAGATATTACTTTGATTATCAGAAGTCTACTCCATCAAATTTGATAGA TTGTGTCTTCACGAAAGCCAGGGAGCGAGGGGCCCGGCAGCGGGGCAGCGGGGGAGAGAGGGAGCCCTTGGAGCAGGGTAGCGGGGCAGCGGGGCAGCGGGGCAGCGGGGCAGCTGGGCACCTAAGGAGCCGGACAGCAGGGGAAATCCTAAAGCCCAGAAGCCCGCAAAGAGGGACTGAGCGATCCCGGCAGTGA